CTATCCCAGGATGTCATCCACGCTGAGCTCCAGGTCGGGCAGGGTGGTGGGGCGCACGGTTTCACCCCGGTGGGCGATGTGGAGGTCCTGGTAGCCCTGGGGGGTGGGGTGGCGGTAGATCTCGATGCGTTCTTCCAGCAGGTCCACCAGCCAGGCTTCGGGGATGCCGTGGCGGGCGTAGAGGGGGATTTTGACGGAGCGGTCATAGTCGGCGGAGGTTTCGGCCACCTCCACCACCAGGAGGACGTCCTC
This is a stretch of genomic DNA from Thermoflexus hugenholtzii JAD2. It encodes these proteins:
- a CDS encoding Uma2 family endonuclease: EDVLLVVEVAETSADYDRSVKIPLYARHGIPEAWLVDLLEERIEIYRHPTPQGYQDLHIAHRGETVRPTTLPDLELSVDDILG